One genomic window of Actinoplanes lobatus includes the following:
- a CDS encoding lysine N(6)-hydroxylase/L-ornithine N(5)-oxygenase family protein — MNPSDSTVYDLVGIGFGPSNLALAIAVEEHNARCARLEDRIEAVFLEKQEEFGWHRGMLFENATMQVSFLKDLVTMRNPASDFSFVSYLHAHDRLADFINYKTMYPLRVEFHDYLSWAAGRMKDSVAYGHTVTDVVPVTGADGQARAVDVIARTDGGTRVVRARNVIVAAGLEAALPPEVTVSERVWHNLDILHRVETFEVERPQRFVVVGAGQSAAETTAFLHERYPAAEVCSVFFRYGYSPADDSNFANGIFDPSAVDLYYGAPDDVKRMLFDYHRNTNYSVVDGDLITELYRKAYGERILGRNRLRVMNASRVTGLKSRPDGVELVVEHLPTGELTELSADAVIYATGCRPVDAATLLGATGPLCRRDDEGLPRIGRDYRLVTDPALHAGVYLQGATEHSHGITSSLLSAVAVRSGEIVASVAARLADRHPVPAAEPWTLVTSGDRP, encoded by the coding sequence TTGAATCCCTCCGACTCCACGGTGTACGACCTGGTCGGCATCGGTTTCGGACCGTCCAACCTGGCCCTCGCCATCGCCGTCGAGGAGCACAACGCCCGGTGCGCCCGTCTGGAGGACCGCATCGAGGCCGTCTTCCTGGAGAAGCAGGAGGAGTTCGGCTGGCATCGCGGGATGCTGTTCGAGAACGCGACGATGCAGGTCTCCTTCCTCAAGGACCTGGTCACCATGCGCAACCCGGCCAGCGACTTCAGCTTCGTCTCCTACCTGCACGCCCACGACCGGCTCGCCGACTTCATCAACTACAAGACGATGTACCCGCTGCGGGTCGAGTTCCACGACTACCTCAGCTGGGCCGCCGGCCGGATGAAGGACAGCGTGGCGTACGGGCACACGGTCACCGACGTCGTCCCGGTCACCGGCGCCGACGGCCAGGCCCGGGCGGTCGACGTGATCGCCCGGACCGACGGCGGCACCCGGGTCGTGCGGGCCCGTAACGTGATCGTCGCCGCCGGGCTGGAAGCGGCCCTGCCGCCGGAGGTCACCGTCTCCGAGCGGGTCTGGCACAACCTCGACATCCTGCACCGCGTCGAGACGTTCGAGGTGGAACGGCCCCAGCGGTTCGTCGTGGTCGGTGCCGGCCAGAGTGCCGCCGAGACGACCGCTTTCCTGCACGAACGCTACCCGGCCGCCGAGGTCTGCTCGGTCTTCTTCCGGTACGGCTACAGCCCCGCCGACGACAGCAACTTCGCCAACGGCATCTTCGACCCGTCCGCCGTGGACCTCTACTACGGCGCCCCGGACGACGTGAAGCGGATGCTGTTCGACTACCACCGCAACACCAACTACTCGGTGGTGGACGGTGACCTGATCACCGAGCTGTACCGCAAGGCGTACGGTGAGAGGATCCTGGGCCGCAACCGGCTCCGCGTCATGAACGCCTCCCGGGTCACCGGCCTGAAATCGCGCCCCGACGGTGTCGAGCTGGTGGTCGAACACCTGCCCACCGGCGAACTGACCGAGCTGAGCGCCGACGCCGTCATCTACGCCACCGGCTGCCGTCCGGTCGACGCGGCGACACTGCTCGGCGCGACCGGCCCGCTGTGCCGGCGCGACGACGAGGGCCTGCCGCGCATCGGCCGCGACTACCGGCTCGTCACCGACCCGGCCCTGCACGCCGGCGTCTACCTCCAGGGCGCGACCGAGCACTCGCACGGCATCACGTCCTCCCTGCTGTCCGCGGTGGCGGTGCGATCCGGCGAGATCGTCGCGTCGGTC